A part of Streptomyces sp. NBC_01451 genomic DNA contains:
- a CDS encoding RICIN domain-containing protein produces MARRTRTRRLLGVVGITALATSAALVSAPSPAAQAAVEAAASSVTVTPDPSYKQEKFEGWGTSLVWFANATGDYPPAIREKLAKLLFGDDGLALNIARYNIGGGNAPDVKDYLRAGGAVEGWWKAPAGTTRTDTDWWSADDAADWNPKADQTQRWWVERIKKDITHWETFSNSPPWFMTESGYVSGGFNANTDQLKADSVDDFAAYLAGATKRLEKAEGIKVDTVDPFNEPNTGYWSTRLGADGQPVGGRQEGAHIGPALQEKVLAALAPALKKAKVKSEISAMDETNPSIFANNWNSYSQASKDLVDQMNVHTYGTGQRTTVRDLAKAADKPLWMSEVEGDWGDGQSFTDMRPGLGLAQQIVNDLRELEPQAWVFWQPVEDYDNMKPGGESAKGGNWGSIQLSFSCKKTDTLASCPIYTNTKFDTARNFTHFIKPGDKLIKVDDTSSAAAVTKDGKGASVVHVNSTTAARDVTIDLSKFRTIKGNATVTPTVTSADGKLKQQAPVKVVDGRATYTVPAQSVTSFAVKGVSGVAKNAGLFSKGHSYTLTGVQSGKAVTVGANGTNLVIGSANGTVAQQWQLVARHGDKGARQRYVFANPAEGKRLAVRDNVPVVEPDTGKRDPATEWIMSTTGDGTWTLINVATGRLLEVGGQATNEGAAVTTWIANSGSNQRWRVTDVTDRS; encoded by the coding sequence TTGGCACGCCGTACCCGCACGCGACGCCTTCTGGGAGTCGTCGGCATCACCGCTCTGGCCACTTCGGCCGCCCTGGTCAGCGCGCCGTCACCGGCCGCGCAGGCGGCGGTCGAGGCAGCGGCCTCGTCCGTCACGGTCACCCCCGACCCCTCCTACAAGCAGGAGAAGTTCGAGGGCTGGGGCACCAGTCTGGTCTGGTTCGCCAACGCGACCGGCGACTATCCCCCGGCGATCCGCGAGAAGCTCGCGAAGCTGCTGTTCGGCGACGACGGCCTGGCGCTGAACATCGCCCGGTACAACATCGGCGGCGGCAACGCCCCCGACGTGAAGGACTACCTGCGGGCCGGCGGGGCCGTCGAGGGCTGGTGGAAGGCGCCCGCGGGCACCACCCGCACGGACACCGACTGGTGGAGCGCCGACGACGCGGCCGACTGGAACCCGAAGGCGGACCAGACCCAGCGCTGGTGGGTCGAACGCATCAAGAAGGACATCACCCACTGGGAGACGTTCAGCAACTCGCCGCCCTGGTTCATGACGGAGAGCGGCTATGTCTCCGGCGGCTTCAACGCCAACACCGACCAGCTGAAGGCCGATTCGGTCGACGACTTCGCCGCCTACCTGGCGGGGGCGACGAAGCGGCTGGAGAAGGCCGAGGGCATTAAGGTCGACACCGTCGACCCGTTCAACGAGCCCAACACCGGCTACTGGAGCACCCGTCTGGGCGCCGACGGCCAGCCCGTCGGCGGCCGTCAGGAGGGCGCCCACATCGGCCCCGCCCTCCAGGAAAAGGTGCTCGCCGCACTGGCCCCCGCCCTGAAGAAGGCCAAGGTCAAGTCCGAGATCTCGGCGATGGACGAGACCAACCCGTCCATCTTCGCGAACAACTGGAACTCCTACTCGCAGGCGTCCAAGGACCTCGTGGACCAGATGAACGTCCACACCTACGGCACCGGGCAGCGCACCACCGTGCGCGACCTCGCCAAGGCGGCCGACAAGCCGCTGTGGATGAGCGAGGTCGAGGGCGACTGGGGCGACGGGCAGAGCTTCACGGACATGCGTCCTGGTCTCGGCCTCGCCCAGCAGATCGTCAACGACCTGCGCGAACTGGAGCCCCAGGCCTGGGTGTTCTGGCAGCCGGTCGAGGACTACGACAACATGAAGCCCGGCGGCGAGTCCGCCAAGGGCGGCAACTGGGGCAGCATCCAGCTGTCGTTCAGCTGCAAGAAGACGGACACACTGGCCTCGTGCCCGATCTACACGAACACCAAGTTCGACACCGCCCGCAACTTCACGCACTTCATCAAGCCGGGCGACAAGCTGATCAAGGTGGACGACACCTCCAGCGCCGCCGCCGTGACCAAGGACGGCAAGGGCGCCTCGGTCGTCCACGTCAACAGCACCACCGCGGCGCGTGACGTCACCATCGACCTGTCCAAGTTCCGCACCATCAAGGGCAACGCGACCGTCACGCCGACCGTGACCAGCGCCGACGGCAAGCTCAAGCAGCAGGCCCCGGTCAAGGTCGTCGACGGCAGGGCCACGTACACCGTTCCGGCCCAGTCCGTGACCTCCTTCGCCGTGAAGGGCGTCTCGGGTGTCGCGAAGAACGCCGGCCTGTTCAGCAAGGGCCACTCCTACACGCTGACCGGTGTGCAGAGCGGCAAGGCCGTGACGGTCGGCGCCAACGGCACGAACCTCGTCATCGGCTCGGCCAACGGCACGGTCGCGCAGCAGTGGCAGCTCGTCGCCCGGCACGGCGACAAGGGCGCCCGCCAGCGGTACGTGTTCGCCAACCCGGCCGAGGGCAAGCGACTGGCCGTCCGCGACAACGTCCCCGTGGTGGAGCCCGACACGGGCAAGCGGGATCCGGCCACCGAGTGGATCATGTCGACCACCGGTGACGGGACCTGGACGCTGATCAACGTGGCCACCGGCCGACTCCTGGAGGTCGGCGGCCAGGCGACCAACGAGGGTGCCGCCGTCACCACGTGGATCGCCAACTCCGGCTCCAACCAGCGCTGGAGGGTCACGGACGTGACCGACCGGAGCTGA
- a CDS encoding ABC transporter substrate-binding protein, protein MRRTTGRLMRGITLLSVLALGATACGGSDDDSSDQKGVSAADIQAALAKGGTVNVWAWEPTLKSVAADFEKKYPKVKINLVAERSGDKHYTALSNAIAAKKGVPDVAQVEYFALSQYSLTKGLTDLAPYGADKLKAKYTPGPWNAVSDGDKVYGLPMDSGPMAMFYNKKVFDKYKIAVPTTWDEYVEAARKLHKADPKVYIANDAGDAGFTTSMLWQAGSRPYKVDGTKVTINFDDAGAKKYTDTWQKLIDEKLVSPINGWTDDWYKGLGDGTIATLTTGAWMPANFVSGVPQASGQWRAAPMPAWTKGDKASAENGGSSLALPELGKNKELAYAFVEYANAGDGVQTRVDEGAFPATTAQLQDPAFLSKKFDYFDGQEANKIFADSAANVASDWSYLPFQQYANSIFNDTVGKAYVSSTKLSEALKTWQDASIKYGTEQGFTVEK, encoded by the coding sequence ATGCGTAGAACCACCGGCCGCCTGATGCGCGGCATAACCCTGCTCTCCGTCCTCGCCCTCGGCGCGACCGCCTGCGGCGGCTCCGACGACGACAGCTCGGACCAGAAGGGCGTCTCCGCCGCGGACATCCAGGCGGCCCTCGCGAAGGGCGGCACGGTCAATGTCTGGGCCTGGGAGCCCACGCTGAAGTCGGTCGCCGCCGACTTCGAGAAGAAGTACCCCAAGGTCAAGATCAACCTGGTGGCCGAGCGGTCCGGCGACAAGCACTACACGGCCCTGTCGAACGCCATCGCGGCCAAGAAGGGTGTCCCGGACGTCGCGCAGGTCGAGTACTTCGCGCTGAGCCAGTACTCGCTCACCAAGGGCCTGACCGACCTGGCCCCCTACGGTGCCGACAAGCTCAAGGCCAAGTACACGCCCGGCCCGTGGAACGCCGTGAGCGACGGCGACAAGGTCTACGGCCTGCCGATGGACTCGGGCCCGATGGCGATGTTCTACAACAAGAAGGTCTTCGACAAGTACAAGATCGCCGTCCCGACCACGTGGGACGAGTACGTCGAGGCGGCCCGCAAGCTGCACAAGGCGGACCCCAAGGTCTACATCGCCAACGACGCCGGCGACGCGGGCTTCACCACCAGCATGCTGTGGCAGGCCGGTTCGCGCCCCTACAAGGTCGACGGCACCAAGGTGACGATCAACTTCGACGACGCGGGTGCCAAGAAGTACACGGACACCTGGCAGAAGCTCATCGACGAGAAGCTCGTCTCGCCGATCAACGGCTGGACCGACGACTGGTACAAGGGTCTGGGCGACGGCACCATCGCGACCCTGACCACCGGCGCCTGGATGCCCGCCAACTTCGTCTCCGGTGTCCCGCAGGCGTCCGGCCAGTGGCGTGCGGCCCCGATGCCGGCGTGGACCAAGGGCGACAAGGCGAGCGCGGAGAACGGCGGCAGCTCGCTGGCCCTGCCCGAGCTGGGCAAGAACAAGGAACTCGCCTACGCGTTCGTCGAGTACGCGAACGCCGGTGACGGTGTGCAGACCCGTGTCGACGAGGGCGCCTTCCCGGCGACCACCGCGCAGCTCCAGGACCCGGCGTTCCTGAGCAAGAAGTTCGACTACTTCGACGGCCAGGAGGCGAACAAGATCTTCGCCGACTCCGCCGCCAACGTCGCGAGCGACTGGTCGTACCTGCCCTTCCAGCAGTACGCCAACTCGATCTTCAACGACACCGTCGGCAAGGCCTACGTCTCCAGCACGAAGCTCTCCGAAGCGCTGAAGACCTGGCAGGACGCCTCCATCAAGTACGGCACGGAGCAGGGCTTCACCGTCGAGAAGTAG
- a CDS encoding DUF779 domain-containing protein, giving the protein MDTPEKDPRVELTPAAAELLRRLHAMHGPLMFHQSGGCCDGSAPMCYPAGEFRTGGSDILLAELVIEGVPEPVTFWMSRSQHEVWSHTRLIVDVVPGRGSGFSLEAPEGVRFLIRSRVVDT; this is encoded by the coding sequence GTGGACACGCCCGAGAAGGACCCGCGCGTCGAACTGACCCCGGCCGCCGCCGAGCTGCTGCGGCGGCTGCACGCGATGCACGGCCCGCTGATGTTCCACCAGTCCGGCGGCTGCTGCGACGGCAGCGCGCCCATGTGCTACCCGGCGGGCGAGTTCCGGACCGGCGGCTCGGACATACTGCTCGCCGAACTGGTGATCGAAGGTGTCCCCGAACCGGTGACGTTCTGGATGTCGCGCAGCCAGCACGAGGTGTGGAGTCACACGCGGCTGATCGTGGACGTCGTACCGGGCCGGGGCAGCGGTTTCTCACTGGAGGCGCCCGAAGGAGTGCGTTTCCTGATCCGCTCCCGGGTCGTCGACACCTAG
- a CDS encoding beta-galactosidase, producing the protein MTSASPSRLPYGPDGDSVPRLAYGADYNPEQWPREVWEEDVRLMQEAGVNIVSVGIFSWARIQPDADTWDFGWLDEVMDLLHAGGIGVDLATATASPPPWLTTAHPEILPVTATGETVWPGARQHWRPTSPVFRSHALGLVRKMAERYANHPALVAWHISNELGCHNIYDFSDDAARAFRDWLRARYTTLDALNHAWGTAFWSQRYSDWAQILPPRLAGSHPNPTQQLDFKRFSSDALKDYLVAERDILREYTPEVPITTNFMVMGGTKGMNYPDWAGEIDFVSNDHYVHPGPQDRDELSFSANLTSGIAGGRPWFLMEHSTSAVNWQHVNVAKRPGELARDSLLHVAHGADAVCFFQWRQSAAGAEKYHSAMVPHAGADSEVFRAVAALGRTLKDLAPIAGSEREPARVGIVFDWDSWWASEQDSHPTALLDYRQEGLNWYSALLSLGIRADIVTTRTEFSRYDVLITPVLHMVPATLAKELTRYAETGGHLVTTYFSGVVDENDHIWLGGYPGALRDVLGIRVEEFGPLLDGESVEVDGGGTGTVWTDRVDVTDPEVEVLARYRTGAYAGRPAVTRRTTGGGSASYVSTRLGADGLAALLPALLAPAGVASELPEGARGRVELTVRQGGGSRFLFLVNRSEEEVPLPGLDGERLSGGTDPDGVLVLAPREVAVLRRPSP; encoded by the coding sequence ATGACCTCCGCCTCCCCGTCCCGTCTGCCGTACGGGCCGGACGGTGACTCCGTGCCCCGTCTCGCGTACGGCGCCGACTACAACCCCGAGCAGTGGCCTCGGGAGGTGTGGGAGGAGGACGTACGGCTGATGCAGGAGGCCGGCGTCAACATCGTCTCGGTGGGGATCTTCTCCTGGGCCCGGATCCAGCCGGACGCGGACACCTGGGACTTCGGGTGGCTCGACGAGGTCATGGACCTGCTGCACGCGGGCGGGATCGGCGTCGACCTGGCCACCGCGACCGCGTCCCCGCCGCCGTGGCTGACCACCGCGCATCCGGAGATCCTCCCGGTGACGGCCACCGGCGAGACGGTCTGGCCGGGCGCGCGCCAGCACTGGCGTCCCACCTCCCCGGTCTTCCGCAGCCATGCCCTCGGCCTGGTCCGGAAGATGGCGGAACGATACGCCAACCACCCGGCCCTGGTGGCCTGGCACATCTCGAACGAGCTGGGCTGCCACAACATCTACGACTTCTCGGACGACGCGGCCCGCGCCTTCCGTGACTGGCTGCGCGCCCGCTACACCACCCTGGACGCCCTCAACCACGCCTGGGGCACGGCATTCTGGTCGCAGCGGTACAGCGACTGGGCGCAGATCCTGCCGCCCCGGCTGGCCGGCTCGCACCCGAACCCCACCCAGCAACTGGACTTCAAGCGGTTCTCCTCGGACGCGCTGAAGGACTACCTGGTCGCCGAGCGGGACATTCTGCGCGAGTACACGCCCGAGGTCCCCATCACCACCAACTTCATGGTGATGGGCGGCACGAAGGGCATGAACTACCCGGACTGGGCGGGCGAGATCGACTTCGTCTCCAACGACCACTACGTCCACCCCGGCCCGCAGGACCGCGACGAGCTGTCCTTCTCCGCCAACCTGACCAGCGGTATCGCGGGCGGACGCCCGTGGTTCCTGATGGAGCACTCCACCAGCGCGGTCAACTGGCAGCACGTCAACGTGGCCAAGAGACCGGGCGAACTGGCCCGTGACTCACTCCTCCACGTCGCGCACGGCGCCGACGCCGTGTGCTTCTTCCAGTGGCGCCAGTCGGCGGCCGGCGCGGAGAAGTACCACTCCGCGATGGTGCCGCACGCCGGCGCCGACAGCGAGGTCTTCCGCGCGGTGGCCGCCCTCGGCCGGACCCTGAAGGACCTGGCGCCGATCGCGGGCTCCGAGCGCGAACCGGCCCGCGTCGGGATCGTGTTCGACTGGGACTCCTGGTGGGCGAGCGAACAGGACTCGCACCCCACCGCTCTCCTCGACTACCGCCAGGAGGGCCTGAACTGGTACTCGGCGCTCCTCTCCCTCGGCATCCGGGCCGACATCGTCACCACGCGCACCGAGTTCAGCCGCTACGACGTGCTGATCACGCCGGTTCTGCACATGGTCCCGGCGACGCTCGCCAAGGAGCTGACGCGGTACGCGGAGACGGGCGGCCACCTGGTCACCACGTACTTCTCCGGTGTCGTCGACGAGAACGACCACATCTGGCTCGGCGGCTACCCGGGCGCCCTGCGCGACGTACTCGGCATCCGTGTCGAGGAGTTCGGCCCGCTGCTCGACGGTGAGTCGGTGGAGGTGGACGGCGGCGGTACGGGCACGGTGTGGACCGACCGCGTCGACGTGACCGACCCCGAGGTCGAGGTCCTCGCCCGCTACCGCACGGGCGCCTACGCGGGCCGCCCGGCCGTCACCCGCCGTACGACGGGCGGGGGTTCGGCGTCGTACGTCTCCACGCGCCTCGGTGCCGACGGTCTCGCGGCACTGCTGCCGGCGCTGCTCGCGCCGGCCGGTGTCGCCAGCGAACTGCCGGAAGGGGCCCGTGGGCGCGTCGAGTTGACCGTACGGCAGGGCGGCGGAAGCCGATTCCTGTTCCTGGTGAACCGGAGCGAGGAGGAGGTGCCGCTGCCCGGCCTCGACGGAGAGCGGCTGTCCGGCGGTACGGATCCCGACGGCGTCCTCGTCCTCGCCCCGAGGGAAGTCGCGGTACTGCGGCGGCCCAGCCCCTGA
- a CDS encoding acyl-CoA dehydrogenase family protein, with translation MTDAAELTRLTRELLAAHPPADTDRLDFLKARFDAGLAWVHYPEGLGGLGAPRTLQAVVDAELAAAGAPDNDPRRIGIGLGMAAPTILGFGTEEQKRKFLRPLWVGEEVWCQLFSEPGAGSDLAALGTRAVRSGDEWIVNGQKVWTSSAHLARWAILIARTDPDVPKHKGITYFLCDMTDPGVEVRPLRQITGEAEFNEVFLTDVRIPDAHRLGEVGDGWRVAQTTLNNERVAIGGMRIPREGGMIGPVAEAWRERPELRTHDLHQRLLKLWVEAEVARLTGERTRQQLVAGQPGPEGAGLKLSFARLNQEISGLEVELLGEEGLLYEDWTMRRPELVDFTGRDAGYRYLRAKGNSIEGGTSEVLLNIVAERVLGLPSEPRTDKDVAWKDLAR, from the coding sequence ATGACCGACGCAGCTGAACTCACCCGACTCACAAGGGAGTTGCTGGCGGCCCATCCGCCCGCCGACACCGACCGGCTCGACTTCCTCAAGGCCCGCTTCGATGCCGGGCTCGCCTGGGTGCACTACCCGGAAGGGCTGGGCGGGCTCGGTGCGCCGCGCACCCTCCAGGCCGTCGTGGACGCCGAGTTGGCGGCTGCCGGGGCTCCCGACAACGACCCCCGGCGCATCGGCATCGGCCTGGGAATGGCCGCGCCGACCATCCTCGGCTTCGGCACGGAGGAGCAGAAGCGGAAGTTCCTGAGGCCGTTGTGGGTGGGGGAGGAGGTCTGGTGCCAGCTCTTCAGTGAGCCGGGCGCCGGATCCGATCTCGCCGCGCTCGGCACGCGGGCCGTGCGGTCGGGGGACGAGTGGATCGTCAACGGGCAGAAGGTGTGGACGTCCAGCGCGCATCTCGCCCGCTGGGCCATCCTCATCGCGCGCACCGATCCCGACGTGCCCAAGCACAAGGGCATCACCTACTTCCTCTGCGACATGACCGACCCCGGTGTCGAGGTGCGGCCACTGCGCCAGATCACCGGCGAGGCCGAGTTCAACGAGGTGTTCCTGACCGACGTCCGCATCCCCGACGCCCATCGGCTCGGCGAGGTCGGCGACGGCTGGCGGGTCGCGCAGACCACGCTGAACAACGAGCGTGTGGCCATCGGCGGTATGCGCATCCCGCGCGAGGGCGGCATGATCGGGCCCGTCGCCGAGGCGTGGCGCGAACGCCCCGAGCTGCGCACCCACGATCTGCACCAGCGGCTGCTGAAGCTGTGGGTGGAGGCGGAGGTCGCTCGGCTGACCGGGGAGCGGACACGTCAGCAGCTCGTCGCCGGCCAGCCCGGCCCGGAGGGCGCCGGCCTGAAGCTCTCCTTCGCCCGCCTCAACCAGGAGATCAGCGGCCTGGAGGTCGAACTCCTCGGCGAGGAAGGCCTGTTGTACGAGGACTGGACCATGCGCCGGCCCGAGTTGGTGGACTTCACCGGCCGTGACGCCGGCTACCGCTACCTGCGTGCCAAGGGCAACAGCATCGAGGGCGGGACCAGCGAGGTCCTGCTGAACATCGTCGCCGAACGTGTCCTGGGCCTGCCCAGCGAACCGCGTACCGACAAGGACGTCGCCTGGAAGGACCTCGCCCGATGA
- a CDS encoding phosphatidylinositol-specific phospholipase C/glycerophosphodiester phosphodiesterase family protein, whose amino-acid sequence MALTTRRRALTAFGAALAGTAVLPAARALAGEPTYGPIPLWRAHAHNDYEHPRPLLDALDHRFGSVEADICLVGDQLLVAHDPSDLDPARTLESLYLDTLAARVKANHGSVYRGYRRPLQLLIDIKTEGSSTYLELDRRLRRYPGLFTTYAHGRVRPGPVTAVISGDRAARVPMEAQHVRRAFYDGRLADLGTSAPASFVPLISDNWTLNFTWLGAGPFPGAERARLNGIVSAAHSHGQRVRFWATPDAAGPARDALWGELLAAGVDHLNTDDLAGLEAFLDAHRAP is encoded by the coding sequence ATGGCCCTCACCACCCGTCGCAGAGCTCTCACCGCCTTCGGTGCCGCCCTCGCGGGCACCGCCGTACTGCCCGCAGCGCGCGCCCTCGCGGGCGAACCGACGTACGGTCCAATCCCGTTGTGGCGCGCCCACGCGCACAACGACTACGAGCATCCCCGCCCCCTCCTCGACGCCCTCGACCACCGCTTCGGCAGCGTCGAGGCCGACATCTGTCTCGTGGGCGACCAGCTCCTCGTCGCCCACGATCCCTCGGACCTGGACCCCGCCCGTACCCTCGAATCGCTCTACCTCGACACCCTCGCCGCCCGGGTGAAGGCCAACCACGGTTCCGTGTACCGGGGTTACCGCCGTCCGCTCCAGCTCCTCATCGACATCAAGACCGAGGGCTCGTCGACGTATCTCGAACTCGACCGCCGTCTCCGCCGCTACCCGGGCCTGTTCACCACCTACGCCCACGGTCGCGTCCGCCCCGGGCCGGTCACCGCCGTGATCTCCGGCGACCGGGCCGCCAGGGTGCCCATGGAGGCACAGCACGTACGGCGGGCCTTCTACGACGGGCGCCTCGCCGACCTCGGCACCTCGGCGCCGGCCTCCTTCGTGCCGCTGATCTCCGACAACTGGACGCTCAACTTCACCTGGCTGGGTGCCGGTCCGTTTCCCGGCGCCGAGCGCGCCCGGCTGAACGGCATCGTGTCGGCGGCCCACTCCCACGGACAGCGGGTGCGCTTCTGGGCCACACCAGATGCGGCCGGTCCCGCCCGGGACGCGCTGTGGGGCGAACTCCTCGCCGCCGGCGTCGACCATCTCAACACGGACGACCTGGCCGGGCTCGAAGCGTTCCTCGACGCCCACAGGGCGCCGTAG
- a CDS encoding phosphodiester glycosidase family protein, giving the protein MGGSGRFRTGRAAVSLLAVLGTLAGAALTGAAPASGAPRAAQIAPGVRYAQFDIVAARGVTHAHLLSVDLGNARVRVNLLYAGAVAARAAVSRLADAKGAVAGVNGDFFNISEVQHPGVAATGASVGPAIASGTVLKSAVPNGQRFGPSMPPGVTTGAVLGVGTDRKARLDNLALSGSVGTPVGRFTLGGLNQYALPVGSIGAFTPAWGSVSRARAVCGTDTDRAAPCSTDTYEVTVRRGKVVRTADSPGGGAIATDTTVLVGREAGARQLRKLPVGAPVTVRSRLVSATSRIPYRFALGGYPVLKGGRPLTGLDNNTAAVRTAAGIANGGRKLLLLAVDGAPEYRSGLTVAEVATTMRKLGSVDAFNLDGGGSTTFVARAPGASRVTVRNHPTGGAERAVPNGIGVFSIS; this is encoded by the coding sequence ATGGGCGGAAGCGGACGGTTCAGAACGGGCAGAGCAGCAGTCTCCTTGCTCGCGGTACTCGGAACGCTGGCCGGCGCGGCCCTGACAGGGGCGGCACCGGCCAGCGGCGCGCCGAGGGCCGCCCAGATCGCGCCGGGCGTGCGCTATGCGCAGTTCGACATCGTGGCGGCCAGGGGGGTGACCCACGCCCACCTGCTGAGCGTCGACCTCGGCAACGCGCGGGTGCGGGTCAACCTGCTCTACGCGGGGGCGGTGGCGGCCCGGGCCGCCGTCTCCAGGCTGGCCGACGCCAAGGGCGCCGTCGCGGGCGTCAACGGTGACTTCTTCAACATCAGCGAGGTCCAGCATCCCGGGGTCGCGGCCACGGGCGCGTCCGTGGGCCCGGCGATCGCGAGCGGCACGGTGCTCAAGTCGGCGGTACCGAACGGTCAGCGCTTCGGCCCCTCGATGCCGCCCGGTGTCACCACCGGGGCCGTCCTCGGCGTGGGCACCGACAGGAAGGCCCGGCTGGACAACCTCGCCCTGTCGGGCAGCGTCGGTACGCCCGTGGGCCGGTTCACGCTCGGCGGGCTCAACCAGTACGCGCTGCCGGTGGGTTCCATCGGCGCGTTCACCCCGGCCTGGGGCAGCGTCTCCCGGGCCCGGGCGGTGTGCGGCACGGACACCGACCGGGCCGCGCCGTGCAGCACGGACACGTACGAGGTGACGGTGCGGCGCGGCAAGGTGGTCCGGACGGCGGACTCCCCCGGCGGCGGTGCCATCGCCACCGACACCACGGTCCTGGTGGGCCGGGAGGCCGGCGCACGGCAACTGCGGAAACTGCCCGTCGGCGCGCCGGTCACGGTCAGGAGCCGTCTCGTGTCGGCCACGAGCCGCATCCCGTACCGGTTCGCCCTCGGCGGCTACCCGGTGCTGAAGGGCGGCCGGCCGCTGACGGGCCTCGACAACAACACCGCCGCCGTACGGACCGCCGCGGGCATCGCGAACGGCGGACGCAAGCTGCTGCTGCTCGCGGTGGACGGTGCGCCCGAGTACCGAAGCGGCCTGACGGTCGCCGAAGTCGCCACCACCATGCGGAAGCTGGGCTCGGTCGACGCCTTCAACCTGGACGGCGGCGGCTCCACCACCTTCGTCGCCAGAGCTCCGGGCGCCAGCCGGGTCACCGTACGCAACCATCCGACCGGCGGCGCCGAACGAGCCGTCCCGAACGGCATCGGGGTCTTCTCGATCAGCTGA
- a CDS encoding acyl-CoA dehydrogenase family protein has protein sequence MSTPSTASTEPDLLYSEEEEALRAAVRDLLTDHCDPAGVITRMETGAPHDLSLWKSLAEGMGLAGLLVPEEQGGQGASHREVAVVLEELGRAVAPVPYLTSAVVATEALLAGTGDAAGELLAALASGRTVGALAVALNVAPGGAYKVVLHEGGLLHGELTGIADATVADVLLVPADDGGLYAVSTSADAVTVTPQVSLDLTRPVATVTFDGASARLLGDAEPAVRRALRAGAGLLASEQLGLADWALTETVRYLKDRKQFNRPVGGFQAVKHRLAQLWLEVVGLRAAARSAADALATGSADSDIAVAVAQSYAAPVAVRAAEEALQLHGGIGMTWEHPTHLCLKRAKADSIAYGTAGGHRAALAELVGLRAP, from the coding sequence ATGAGCACGCCGAGCACCGCGAGCACCGAGCCCGACCTGCTGTACTCGGAGGAGGAAGAGGCGCTGCGCGCCGCCGTCCGGGATCTGCTCACCGACCACTGCGATCCGGCCGGCGTGATCACCCGCATGGAGACGGGCGCCCCGCACGACCTCTCCCTGTGGAAGTCCCTCGCCGAAGGCATGGGCCTGGCCGGTCTCCTGGTGCCGGAGGAGCAGGGCGGCCAGGGCGCCTCGCACCGCGAAGTCGCTGTGGTTCTGGAGGAGTTGGGGCGCGCCGTCGCACCCGTCCCGTATCTCACGAGTGCCGTTGTCGCCACCGAGGCGCTGCTGGCCGGTACGGGCGACGCGGCGGGCGAGCTGCTCGCCGCGCTGGCCTCCGGCCGGACGGTCGGTGCCCTCGCCGTCGCGCTGAACGTGGCTCCCGGCGGCGCCTACAAGGTCGTCCTGCATGAAGGCGGCCTGCTGCACGGTGAGTTGACGGGCATCGCGGACGCGACGGTCGCCGACGTCCTGCTGGTGCCGGCCGACGACGGCGGGCTCTACGCGGTGTCCACTTCCGCGGACGCCGTCACCGTCACCCCGCAGGTCTCCCTGGACCTCACCCGGCCGGTCGCCACGGTCACCTTCGACGGAGCCTCGGCCCGCCTGCTCGGCGACGCCGAACCCGCCGTACGGCGTGCGCTGCGCGCCGGGGCCGGGCTGCTCGCCTCCGAGCAACTCGGGCTCGCCGACTGGGCGTTGACCGAGACTGTGCGCTATCTGAAGGACCGCAAGCAGTTCAACCGGCCTGTCGGCGGCTTCCAGGCCGTCAAGCACCGGCTGGCCCAGCTCTGGCTGGAGGTCGTCGGCCTGCGCGCCGCTGCCCGGAGCGCGGCGGACGCCCTCGCCACCGGCAGCGCGGACTCCGACATCGCGGTCGCCGTCGCCCAGTCGTACGCCGCTCCCGTGGCCGTCCGCGCCGCCGAGGAGGCGCTCCAGCTGCACGGCGGCATCGGCATGACCTGGGAGCACCCGACCCACCTGTGCCTCAAGCGCGCCAAGGCCGACTCGATTGCCTACGGCACGGCCGGCGGCCACCGGGCGGCACTCGCCGAGCTGGTCGGCCTGCGTGCCCCCTGA